The proteins below are encoded in one region of Citrobacter enshiensis:
- a CDS encoding DUF3300 domain-containing protein yields MKLPFKPHVIALVCCAGLLAASGVLYIKSRTPEAPAPAPVQAAPAPVATPPQAPTAAAPDAKPTFTTAQIDQWVAPIALFPDPLLSQVLMASTYPANVVQAVQWSRDNPNLQGDAAIQAVAGQPWDPSVKSLVAFPQLMAMMGENPPWVQNLGDAFLGQPQDVMDSVQRLRLLAQQTGALKSSPQQTVTSEPKKTVAATQTTTTTNNTTNTTNTTTQAPAPTVIKIEPTDPQVVYVPSYNPSTVYGTWPNTAYPPVYMPPPPGQQFASSFVNGFGFSLGVATTYALFSDIDWDDDDDDYHHDHDNHGGYERNGDNNINIDVENLNRISGQNLKDRNMNWQHNPAYRGGVPYQSNAVSQRFNQTNASGGLRTTQQSTATTASRDSQRQAAMTQLQQRNNTSTKTAQQSLSSRDMQRKAASQQLNQVAQRNNYRGYDTPQNSSRREAAQKTLQKSTTPKQQQNRNEQRAKAQQQVSQQQRDNARQRVESSTTQRRSTASSDQRQARVQSNRSNAFSGNDSRSPSWQSQQSRGQESRRVSRANTQQRAEARGNMSERHERRR; encoded by the coding sequence ATGAAGTTGCCCTTTAAGCCCCATGTGATTGCTCTGGTGTGTTGCGCTGGATTACTCGCCGCTTCGGGTGTTCTGTATATCAAAAGCCGGACCCCGGAAGCGCCTGCGCCTGCCCCTGTTCAGGCCGCCCCAGCCCCTGTAGCGACGCCGCCTCAAGCCCCCACTGCCGCCGCGCCTGACGCAAAACCGACGTTCACCACTGCCCAAATTGATCAGTGGGTTGCCCCGATAGCGCTTTTCCCTGATCCGCTGCTTTCTCAGGTACTGATGGCTTCTACCTACCCGGCGAACGTGGTTCAGGCTGTACAATGGTCGCGTGATAATCCGAATTTGCAGGGAGATGCCGCAATTCAGGCGGTAGCAGGTCAACCGTGGGATCCGAGCGTCAAATCTCTGGTCGCGTTTCCTCAGCTGATGGCGATGATGGGCGAGAATCCACCGTGGGTACAAAACCTGGGTGACGCCTTCCTGGGGCAGCCGCAGGATGTGATGGATTCCGTTCAGCGACTGCGATTACTGGCGCAACAAACCGGTGCGCTGAAATCTTCACCGCAACAAACGGTGACCAGCGAACCGAAGAAAACGGTTGCCGCGACACAGACCACCACAACCACCAACAACACCACAAATACGACAAATACGACGACGCAAGCCCCGGCACCGACCGTCATCAAAATTGAGCCCACCGACCCGCAGGTCGTCTATGTCCCGAGCTATAACCCTTCAACGGTTTACGGCACCTGGCCAAATACGGCCTACCCGCCGGTGTATATGCCACCGCCTCCGGGGCAACAGTTTGCCAGCAGTTTTGTTAACGGGTTTGGTTTTAGTCTGGGTGTTGCCACCACTTATGCCTTGTTCAGTGACATTGACTGGGATGATGACGACGACGATTATCACCACGATCACGATAACCACGGCGGTTACGAACGTAACGGGGACAATAACATCAATATTGATGTGGAAAACCTCAACCGTATCTCCGGTCAAAATCTTAAAGACAGGAATATGAACTGGCAGCACAACCCTGCTTATCGCGGCGGCGTGCCTTATCAGAGCAACGCGGTCTCGCAACGGTTTAATCAGACCAATGCCAGCGGTGGATTACGTACAACACAGCAATCAACTGCCACAACAGCATCCCGCGACAGCCAGCGCCAGGCGGCAATGACGCAGCTCCAGCAGCGCAACAACACGTCGACCAAAACGGCCCAGCAGTCGCTCTCTTCCCGCGATATGCAACGCAAAGCCGCTTCACAGCAACTGAATCAAGTTGCCCAGCGTAACAACTATCGCGGTTACGATACCCCGCAAAACAGCTCGCGTCGGGAAGCCGCACAAAAAACGCTACAAAAATCGACAACGCCGAAACAACAGCAGAATCGCAATGAGCAGAGAGCAAAAGCCCAACAGCAGGTTTCTCAGCAGCAACGCGATAACGCTCGCCAGCGCGTGGAGTCGTCCACAACGCAGCGGAGAAGCACTGCCTCGTCAGATCAACGTCAGGCACGCGTACAGAGTAACCGTTCTAACGCATTCAGTGGGAACGACAGCCGTTCACCCTCCTGGCAATCTCAGCAATCGCGAGGTCAGGAAAGCCGCCGTGTGAGCCGCGCGAATACCCAACAGCGCGCCGAGGCGCGTGGAAATATGTCTGAGCGTCACGAACGCCGTCGTTAA
- a CDS encoding DUF2950 family protein, giving the protein MKRIMLSALLLSLPLMSHAQQLFSSPEEAAKAFADAVAQQNETHLNAVLGDNWQQYLPPEGADPEAVARFNRDWKVSHRIVKKENIAHLNVGQEDWQLPVPIVKTSKGWHFDMAAAEDEILTRAIGRNELSAIQAMRAYVDAQYDYWERKQAFATRLISSEGKQDGLYWPVQPGEVPSPLGPAFSPVVPGTGYHGYHFRIVKNHDEKGFALLAWPVEWGETGVMSFIVNQDDRVYQADLGKDTVEKVTTITQYSQDAPWTPVE; this is encoded by the coding sequence ATGAAAAGAATCATGTTAAGTGCCCTGCTGCTGTCATTGCCTCTGATGAGCCACGCGCAGCAGCTGTTCTCTTCCCCCGAGGAGGCGGCAAAGGCCTTTGCTGATGCTGTTGCTCAGCAAAATGAAACGCACCTTAATGCCGTGTTAGGCGACAACTGGCAACAGTATCTCCCGCCGGAAGGGGCCGACCCGGAAGCGGTCGCTCGCTTTAACCGTGACTGGAAGGTCAGCCATCGCATTGTAAAAAAAGAGAACATAGCGCATCTGAATGTCGGCCAGGAAGACTGGCAACTGCCCGTTCCTATCGTCAAAACCAGCAAAGGCTGGCATTTCGATATGGCAGCCGCAGAGGATGAGATCCTCACCCGCGCCATTGGTCGCAATGAACTGTCTGCTATACAAGCGATGCGGGCCTATGTTGACGCCCAGTACGACTATTGGGAGCGCAAGCAGGCTTTCGCGACCAGGTTGATCAGCAGTGAAGGCAAGCAGGATGGCCTGTACTGGCCGGTGCAACCCGGAGAAGTCCCAAGCCCATTGGGGCCGGCATTCAGCCCGGTAGTCCCTGGAACGGGTTATCACGGCTACCACTTTCGCATCGTCAAAAACCATGATGAGAAAGGATTCGCGTTACTGGCCTGGCCGGTGGAGTGGGGAGAAACGGGCGTGATGAGCTTTATAGTGAATCAGGACGATCGGGTTTATCAGGCCGATTTAGGCAAAGATACCGTAGAGAAAGTGACGACTATCACCCAATACAGCCAGGATGCGCCCTGGACACCGGTAGAATAA